From the genome of Leptodactylus fuscus isolate aLepFus1 chromosome 1, aLepFus1.hap2, whole genome shotgun sequence, one region includes:
- the LOC142185188 gene encoding vomeronasal type-2 receptor 26-like, which translates to MEAQSGEEGFPGGWRLGGVENSQIVFGCLVTTLIFGIFIIYRDTPIVKANNRNLSYLLLVSIILSFLSVFLFLGRPDNITCRLRETTFGILFSVAVSSLLAKTIMVCVAFKFTKPGSSWRKYLGVRLPYTIVLLSSSLQAVICVLWLSISPPFQDLDTQSYQGKIIIRCNEGSVIGFYSVLGYLGLLAAVSFLLAFMVRTLPDSFNEAKYITFSMLLFCSVWIAMIPAFLSTKGKYTVAVEIFDVLASSAGLLACVFFPKCYIILFRSEMNTKTSLLNRNMK; encoded by the exons ATGGAGGCCCAGTCAGGAGAGGAAGGCTTCCCAGGTGGCTGGAGATTAGGTGGAGTGGAGAATTCACAGATAG TTTTTGGTTGTCTTGTCACTACTTTGATATTtggaatatttattatttatcgggacacccccattgttaaagccaataaccggaacctcagttacctcctcctggtctccatcatcctcagcttcctctctgtcttcttgtttcttggcCGTCCAGACAATATAACTTGTAGACTACGTGAGACCACTTTTGGAATCCTCTTCTCTGTCGCTGTCTCTTCGCTCCTCGCCAAGACCATCATGGTCTGTGTGGCTTTTAAATTCACCAAACCTGGAAGCTCCTGGAGGAAATATCTGGGTGTGAGactgccctataccatagtgttgttgAGTTCATCTCTACAAGCTGTTATCTGTGTCCTCTGGTTGTCAATCTCTCCTCCCttccaggacctggacactcagTCTTATCAGGGAAAGATCATCATTCGCTGTAATGAAGGGTCTGTTATTGGCTTCTATTCTGTATTGGGATATttggggctcctggccgctgtcagctttcttctggctttcatggtgaggacattaccggacagttttaatgaggccaagtacatcaccttcagcatgctgctgttctgtagtgtctggatcgCCATGATCCCGGCCTTTCTGAGCACCAAAGGCAAATACACtgtggccgtggagatatttgaTGTTCTGGCCTCCAGTGCTGGacttttagcttgtgtgtttttccccAAATGTTATATCATTCTGTTCAGATCTGAGATGAACACAAAAACTTCCCTGCTTAATAGGAATATGAAATAA